A genomic region of Oryza glaberrima chromosome 1, OglaRS2, whole genome shotgun sequence contains the following coding sequences:
- the LOC127769764 gene encoding protein PHYTOCHROME-DEPENDENT LATE-FLOWERING-like isoform X2, translating into MVVSFRVSRRGRRFYPPPPPPPPAAAATAADRAAAPPEGSPLPPPLPWDPGAAARSDVYDRDGVGSDDLDLEPSFALNLFPDGYSISDPGKGMLLFLIGDDPQKRPYSKASRALFSDIEHGCLPQVILGDMPCKFRNGTIVCEVRDYRPFLSNAGDSSGDDFPIVNRVSLRLGTERVVKDLASVVNASWTYHDQLIAESTILRALQPRLNLDPTPCLERLQNSVKKIDLGLNKGRQKIKATSIDNTSADPPENCKPKEFITCEGAVVCIENEAPEGLPRGILNGLSMDCPLALQIKKAQSAAGSDPDTAIQYSSTLMNSSVSCNIKQSASCTPAPDLLLQSKQAQIAILQVDHENEQPQKETVQLQNRKEHSNLPREIHDCQSCRPSNKHSLLSSESTKCHFQKSIRSSNNKGLNLVSPNQRPVKVNLDQTTGSKDMRVQQQKSLSAFTADCPHPSSETNNSCVEKIPKEVNYSTVRLKDRNLPSTVGPDNYCVEELKDRTTPSVISCSASSRKAPSKPPKVVTEPQPSSKRKVLGVYTYLYQEIDSNEKRQKKADTQSNTPCENVSPGEPDVTDGISSELGISPDIESCIGDPSYTIEPDIEKILSEVILTSKRHGLNERAAKLDGSERSWPLPPSKFFLSENTADIAYTQNEIMSNYPTGRTMNTRKIRRLSFHPVQYLCRGVVDECHYTLRLLESEAPDDHQVAVETIYGDEHHHANKLVDQFISLMRRDGYTLCNDIREQYEDTPQLGYLTGGYPQYPIARTMVINGSNNIGCTFHNGPPHVHANTQQQWMQAQQYPTLPSVQTNFWNPYHPGQQHYTGGILNHGGFYANRAFSMDMDQHLHVQQRQGVGWFPNGVFSMDLNQYQPVRQRQGVGQCWHCRHDIPGFFSERNYATNASTGSYNQWRQISTPLGGKVYQWDLPAFDRRVCGCPPVNYAGSSTPLSTLHPVGSPPMSSQSFGSNDGSLTSTPVQLQVPLGYQYMSHGMW; encoded by the exons atggtCGTCTCCTTCAGGGTGtcccgacgcggccgccgcttctaccctccgccgccgcctccgcctcctgcgGCCGCAGCAACCGCCGCCGATCGCGCGGCAGCGCCACCCGAAGGctcgcccctgccgccgcctctgccctgGGAT CCCGGCGCCGCTGCACGATCGGATGTATATGATAGAGACGGAGTTGGTTCTGATGATTTAG ATCTTGAGCCGTCTTTTGCACTGAACCTGTTTCCGGATGGATACTCAATTAGTGACCCAGGCAAG GGAATGCTTCTGTTTCTGATTGGTGATGATCCTCAGAAGAGGCCGTACAGCAAGGCATCTCGAGCTTTGTTTTCT GATATTGAGCATGGCTGCTTGCCTCAAGTCATCTTGGGCGACATGCCTTGCAAATTTAGAAATGGAACTATTGTGTGTGAG GTGCGGGACTACCGGCCCTTTCTGTCTAATGCTGGCGATTCTTCAGGAGATGACTTCCCAATAGTGAATAGAGTTTCTCTTAGATTGGGCACTGAACGTGTTGTGAAAGATCTAGCTTCTGTTGTTAATGCTTCATGGACTTATCACGATCAATTG ATTGCCGAGTCCACCATCCTCCGTGCCTTGCAACCCAGACTTAATTTGGACCCTACACCATGCCTTGAAAGACTTCAGAATTCTGTTAAGAAG ATTGATTTAGGTCTAAATAAAGGGAGGCAGAAAATTAAAGCTACATCTATTGACAATACTTCTGCCGATCCTCCTGAAAATTGCAAACCCAAGGAATTCATCACCTGTGAAGGAGCAGTTGTATGCATTGAAAATGAAGCTCCAGAAGGCTTGCCACGTGGAATATTGAACGGCTTATCTATGGACTGTCCACTCGCTCTCCAAATTAAGAAGGCCCAATCAGCTGCAGGATCTGATCCTGATACTGCTATTCAATACTCTTCTACCCTTATGAATAGCTCTGTCTCGTGTAACATTAAACAAAGTGCATCCTGTACTCCTGCTCCTGACCTTTTGCTTCAGAGTAAGCAGGCGCAGATAGCAATTTTGCAGGTTGATCATGAAAACGAACAACCACAAAAGGAGACAGTTCAACTACAGAACAGAAAGGAGCATTCAAATCTTCCACGTGAAATACATGACTGCCAAAGCTGCAGGCCTTCAAACAAACATTCATTGTTGAGCTCTGAAAGTACCAAATGCCACTTTCAGAAGTCAATAAGGTCTTCAAACAACAAAGGGCTTAATTTGGTATCTCCAAACCAACGGCCTGTAAAGGTTAATTTAGATCAGACAACAGGCAGCAAGGACATGAGAGTACAGCAACAAAAGTCCTTGTCAGCGTTCACAGCGGACTGTCCACATCCTTCCTCAGAGACAAATAATTCATGTGTTGAAAAAATCCCCAAAGAGGTTAATTATTCAACAGTAAGGTTAAAAGACAGAAATCTGCCCTCAACTGTTGGTCCAGACAATTATTGTGTAGAAGAGCTCAAAGACAGAACAACGCCCTCTGTAATCTCATGCAGTGCAAGTTCCAGAAAGGCTCCCAGTAAACCTCCTAAGGTTGTTACAGAGCCCCAACCTTCTTCAAAGAGGAAGGTCTTAGGAGTTTATACTTATTTGTATCAGGAGATCGATTCAAATGAGAAAAGGCAGAAAAAAGCTGATACACAGAGCAATACACCTTGTGAGAATGTAAGTCCAGGAGAACCAGATGTTACTGATGGCATTAGCAGTGAACTGGGTATTTCTCCAGATATTGAGTCATGTATTGGAGACCCTTCATATACCATTGAACCTGATATTGAAAAGATTCTATCTGAGGTCATCCTGACTTCAAAGAG GCATGGACTGAATGAAAGGGCTGCTAAACTTGATGGTTCAGAAAGATCATGGCCATTGCCACCATCCAAATTCTTTCTGTCTGAGAATACTGCAGACATTGCATATACCCAGAATGAAATCATGTCAAACTATCCAACTGGGAGAACTATGAATACTCGGAAGATTAGAAGGCTTAGTTTTCACCCTGTACAGTATTTATGTAGAG GTGTTGTTGATGAATGCCATTACACACTTCGTCTCCTTGAATCCGAAGCACCGGATGATCATCAAGTAGCGGTTGAAACGATCTATGGGGATGAGCAT CACCATGCAAACAAGCTTGTGGATCAATTCATTTCACTG ATGAGAAGGGATGGCTACACACTTTGCAATGATATTAGAGAG CAATACGAAGACACCCCTCAGCTAGGTTATCTAACTGGAGGATATCCACAATACCCCATTGCAAGAACTATGGTGATTAATGGAAGCAACAATATAGGTTGCACCTTCCATAATGGGCCGCCACATGTACATGCAAATACTCAGCAACAGTGGATGCAGGCACAACAGTATCCAACCCTGCCAAGTGTTCAGACAAATTTCTGGAATCCATATCATCCAGGCCAGCAGCATTATACCGGCGGAATCCTCAACCATGGGGGATTTTATGCAAATAGAGCGTTCTCAATGGATATGGACCAGCATCTACATGTCCAACAACGTCAAGGAGTTGGATGGTTCCCAAATGGAGTGTTCTCAATGGATCTAAACCAATATCAACCTGTTCGGCAACGTCAAGGAGTAGGACAGTGCTGGCATTGCAGGCATGATATACCAGGGTTCTTCAGTGAGAGGAATTATGCCACCAACGCAAGCACAGGCAGCTACAACCAGTGGCGCCAGATATCAACACCTCTGGGTGGCAAGGTGTACCAATGGGATCTGCCAGCTTTTGATAGGCGAGTCTGCGGTTGCCCTCCAGTGAATTATGCTGGGAGTAGCACACCATTGTCGACACTGCATCCGGTTGGAAGTCCACCGATGAGCTCTCAATCGTTTGGCTCCAATGATGGCAGCCTCACAAGCACGCCGGTTCAGCTCCAGGTGCCTCTCGGTTACCAGTACATGTCCCATGGGATGTGGTGA
- the LOC127769764 gene encoding protein PHYTOCHROME-DEPENDENT LATE-FLOWERING-like isoform X1, producing the protein MVVSFRVSRRGRRFYPPPPPPPPAAAATAADRAAAPPEGSPLPPPLPWDPGAAARSDVYDRDGVGSDDLDLEPSFALNLFPDGYSISDPGKGMLLFLIGDDPQKRPYSKASRALFSDIEHGCLPQVILGDMPCKFRNGTIVCEVRDYRPFLSNAGDSSGDDFPIVNRVSLRLGTERVVKDLASVVNASWTYHDQLIAESTILRALQPRLNLDPTPCLERLQNSVKKIDLGLNKGRQKIKATSIDNTSADPPENCKPKEFITCEGAVVCIENEAPEGLPRGILNGLSMDCPLALQIKKAQSAAGSDPDTAIQYSSTLMNSSVSCNIKQSASCTPAPDLLLQSKQAQIAILQVDHENEQPQKETVQLQNRKEHSNLPREIHDCQSCRPSNKHSLLSSESTKCHFQKSIRSSNNKGLNLVSPNQRPVKVNLDQTTGSKDMRVQQQKSLSAFTADCPHPSSETNNSCVEKIPKEVNYSTVRLKDRNLPSTVGPDNYCVEELKDRTTPSVISCSASSRKAPSKPPKVVTEPQPSSKRKVLGVYTYLYQEIDSNEKRQKKADTQSNTPCENVSPGEPDVTDGISSELGISPDIESCIGDPSYTIEPDIEKILSEVILTSKRHGLNERAAKLDGSERSWPLPPSKFFLSENTADIAYTQNEIMSNYPTGRTMNTRKIRRLSFHPVQYLCRGVVDECHYTLRLLESEAPDDHQVAVETIYGDEHVYISTLPTSHHANKLVDQFISLMRRDGYTLCNDIREQYEDTPQLGYLTGGYPQYPIARTMVINGSNNIGCTFHNGPPHVHANTQQQWMQAQQYPTLPSVQTNFWNPYHPGQQHYTGGILNHGGFYANRAFSMDMDQHLHVQQRQGVGWFPNGVFSMDLNQYQPVRQRQGVGQCWHCRHDIPGFFSERNYATNASTGSYNQWRQISTPLGGKVYQWDLPAFDRRVCGCPPVNYAGSSTPLSTLHPVGSPPMSSQSFGSNDGSLTSTPVQLQVPLGYQYMSHGMW; encoded by the exons atggtCGTCTCCTTCAGGGTGtcccgacgcggccgccgcttctaccctccgccgccgcctccgcctcctgcgGCCGCAGCAACCGCCGCCGATCGCGCGGCAGCGCCACCCGAAGGctcgcccctgccgccgcctctgccctgGGAT CCCGGCGCCGCTGCACGATCGGATGTATATGATAGAGACGGAGTTGGTTCTGATGATTTAG ATCTTGAGCCGTCTTTTGCACTGAACCTGTTTCCGGATGGATACTCAATTAGTGACCCAGGCAAG GGAATGCTTCTGTTTCTGATTGGTGATGATCCTCAGAAGAGGCCGTACAGCAAGGCATCTCGAGCTTTGTTTTCT GATATTGAGCATGGCTGCTTGCCTCAAGTCATCTTGGGCGACATGCCTTGCAAATTTAGAAATGGAACTATTGTGTGTGAG GTGCGGGACTACCGGCCCTTTCTGTCTAATGCTGGCGATTCTTCAGGAGATGACTTCCCAATAGTGAATAGAGTTTCTCTTAGATTGGGCACTGAACGTGTTGTGAAAGATCTAGCTTCTGTTGTTAATGCTTCATGGACTTATCACGATCAATTG ATTGCCGAGTCCACCATCCTCCGTGCCTTGCAACCCAGACTTAATTTGGACCCTACACCATGCCTTGAAAGACTTCAGAATTCTGTTAAGAAG ATTGATTTAGGTCTAAATAAAGGGAGGCAGAAAATTAAAGCTACATCTATTGACAATACTTCTGCCGATCCTCCTGAAAATTGCAAACCCAAGGAATTCATCACCTGTGAAGGAGCAGTTGTATGCATTGAAAATGAAGCTCCAGAAGGCTTGCCACGTGGAATATTGAACGGCTTATCTATGGACTGTCCACTCGCTCTCCAAATTAAGAAGGCCCAATCAGCTGCAGGATCTGATCCTGATACTGCTATTCAATACTCTTCTACCCTTATGAATAGCTCTGTCTCGTGTAACATTAAACAAAGTGCATCCTGTACTCCTGCTCCTGACCTTTTGCTTCAGAGTAAGCAGGCGCAGATAGCAATTTTGCAGGTTGATCATGAAAACGAACAACCACAAAAGGAGACAGTTCAACTACAGAACAGAAAGGAGCATTCAAATCTTCCACGTGAAATACATGACTGCCAAAGCTGCAGGCCTTCAAACAAACATTCATTGTTGAGCTCTGAAAGTACCAAATGCCACTTTCAGAAGTCAATAAGGTCTTCAAACAACAAAGGGCTTAATTTGGTATCTCCAAACCAACGGCCTGTAAAGGTTAATTTAGATCAGACAACAGGCAGCAAGGACATGAGAGTACAGCAACAAAAGTCCTTGTCAGCGTTCACAGCGGACTGTCCACATCCTTCCTCAGAGACAAATAATTCATGTGTTGAAAAAATCCCCAAAGAGGTTAATTATTCAACAGTAAGGTTAAAAGACAGAAATCTGCCCTCAACTGTTGGTCCAGACAATTATTGTGTAGAAGAGCTCAAAGACAGAACAACGCCCTCTGTAATCTCATGCAGTGCAAGTTCCAGAAAGGCTCCCAGTAAACCTCCTAAGGTTGTTACAGAGCCCCAACCTTCTTCAAAGAGGAAGGTCTTAGGAGTTTATACTTATTTGTATCAGGAGATCGATTCAAATGAGAAAAGGCAGAAAAAAGCTGATACACAGAGCAATACACCTTGTGAGAATGTAAGTCCAGGAGAACCAGATGTTACTGATGGCATTAGCAGTGAACTGGGTATTTCTCCAGATATTGAGTCATGTATTGGAGACCCTTCATATACCATTGAACCTGATATTGAAAAGATTCTATCTGAGGTCATCCTGACTTCAAAGAG GCATGGACTGAATGAAAGGGCTGCTAAACTTGATGGTTCAGAAAGATCATGGCCATTGCCACCATCCAAATTCTTTCTGTCTGAGAATACTGCAGACATTGCATATACCCAGAATGAAATCATGTCAAACTATCCAACTGGGAGAACTATGAATACTCGGAAGATTAGAAGGCTTAGTTTTCACCCTGTACAGTATTTATGTAGAG GTGTTGTTGATGAATGCCATTACACACTTCGTCTCCTTGAATCCGAAGCACCGGATGATCATCAAGTAGCGGTTGAAACGATCTATGGGGATGAGCATGTATACATTTCTACTCTTCCTACTTCT CACCATGCAAACAAGCTTGTGGATCAATTCATTTCACTG ATGAGAAGGGATGGCTACACACTTTGCAATGATATTAGAGAG CAATACGAAGACACCCCTCAGCTAGGTTATCTAACTGGAGGATATCCACAATACCCCATTGCAAGAACTATGGTGATTAATGGAAGCAACAATATAGGTTGCACCTTCCATAATGGGCCGCCACATGTACATGCAAATACTCAGCAACAGTGGATGCAGGCACAACAGTATCCAACCCTGCCAAGTGTTCAGACAAATTTCTGGAATCCATATCATCCAGGCCAGCAGCATTATACCGGCGGAATCCTCAACCATGGGGGATTTTATGCAAATAGAGCGTTCTCAATGGATATGGACCAGCATCTACATGTCCAACAACGTCAAGGAGTTGGATGGTTCCCAAATGGAGTGTTCTCAATGGATCTAAACCAATATCAACCTGTTCGGCAACGTCAAGGAGTAGGACAGTGCTGGCATTGCAGGCATGATATACCAGGGTTCTTCAGTGAGAGGAATTATGCCACCAACGCAAGCACAGGCAGCTACAACCAGTGGCGCCAGATATCAACACCTCTGGGTGGCAAGGTGTACCAATGGGATCTGCCAGCTTTTGATAGGCGAGTCTGCGGTTGCCCTCCAGTGAATTATGCTGGGAGTAGCACACCATTGTCGACACTGCATCCGGTTGGAAGTCCACCGATGAGCTCTCAATCGTTTGGCTCCAATGATGGCAGCCTCACAAGCACGCCGGTTCAGCTCCAGGTGCCTCTCGGTTACCAGTACATGTCCCATGGGATGTGGTGA
- the LOC127754421 gene encoding WAT1-related protein At3g18200-like, whose amino-acid sequence MGRDQAAAAVMHEKVKLFIGVLALQFLLAGFHIVSRAALNMGISKIVFIVYRNLISLALLAPFAYFLEKKDRPPLTFSLLVEFFLLALCGITANQGFYLLGLYHLSPTYASAIQNTVPAITFAMAAVLRLEQVDLGKRHGVAKVVGTVVSIGGATVITLYKGLPLFNHNLNIKSLSSSSLILNWTLGCVFILGHCLSWSGWMVLQVPVLKRYPARLSVLSLTCIFGLLQFLVIAAFTEEDLSRWKVNSGSELFTILYAGLVASGVAFALQIWCIDRGGPLFTAVFQPVQTVAVAVMAAIILGDQLYSGGIIGAVLIVIGLYFVLWGKSEEKKSKNNNLQDQPVQGGGDDIRRHLLGQEDASRKDEEAAVTDELA is encoded by the exons ATGGGGAGGGATCAGGCAGCTGCAGCAGTGATGCATGAGAAGGTGAAGCTGTTCATAGGAGTGCTGGCCCTGCAGTTCCTGCTTGCAGGATTCCACATTGTGAGCAGGGCAGCACTCAACATGGGCATCAGCAAGATTGTGTTCATCGTCTATAGGAACCTCATCTCCCTCGCCTTGCTCGCGCCCTTCGCCTACTTCCTCGAGAA GAAAGATAGACCACCACTGACCTTCTCTTTGCTGGTGGAGTTTTTTCTTCTAGCACTGTGTGG GATAACTGCAAACCAAGGTTTCTACCTCCTAGGGCTGTATCACCTTTCACCAACTTATGCTTCTGCAATACAGAACACAGTTCCTGCCATCACCTTTGCCATGGCTGCCGTCCTCAG GCTTGAGCAAGTAGACCTAGGCAAGAGGCATGGGGTGGCCAAGGTGGTGGGCACGGTGGTGAGCATAGGTGGTGCCACAGTGATAACTCTCTACAAGGGCCTACCACTGTTCAATCACAATCTGAACATCAAGTCCCTGTCTTCCTCGAGCCTCATCCTCAACTGGACTCTGGGCTGCGTCTTCATCCTTGGCCACTGCCTCTCATGGTCTGGATGGATGGTTCTTCAG GTGCCAGTTCTGAAGAGGTACCCAGCTAGGCTGTCAGTTCTATCACTGACCTGCATCTTTGGGCTCCTCCAGTTCCTGGTCATTGCAGCCTTCACTGAAGAAGACCTGAGCAGATGGAAGGTGAACTCCGGAAGCGAGCTGTTCACAATCCTCTACGCT GGTCTTGTGGCATCTGGCGTGGCGTTTGCTCTGCAGATATGGTGCATCGACAGGGGAGGGCCGCTGTTCACCGCCGTGTTCCAGCCGGTCCagaccgtcgccgtcgccgtcatggCCGCCATCATTCTCGGAGACCAGCTGTACTCAGGAGG GATCATCGGAGCAGTTCTGATTGTGATCGGGCTGTACTTCGTGCTGTGGGGCAAAAgcgaggagaagaagagcaagAACAACAACCTGCAGGACCAGCCGGTgcagggaggaggagacgacatCAGGAGGCATCTGCTCGGGCAAGAAGATGCATCTCGCAAAGACGAAGAAGCTGCAGTCACTGATGAACTGGCATGA